atgtaatttaacatataacgttcgaactttatcacattaacgttcgaacattagcgctaatatattcacgttcgcacgtaataagttaaaacgttcgaacgttcgcgctaaatttttttacgttcgcacgtaaatatacataacattcgaacgttactgtgacgtgcgaacgtattatgtaaaacgtccgaacgttttgaaattcttgcccaacatttagtgacagttctcacaaaccgtcacaataaataccttttagtcacagtttagaaaccgtcactatttataatctgtcactaaaagccatatttgttgtagtggcgCTGTACAGTTGTCATGCATTCAAAAGGTCAGCATATATAGCGCTCACAGATGGAACATGGATAATGTTCTCATTCCTTCTTTTCATGTGTTCTTTCTCGATCGGCTGAGTTGGCAACAGGAGCTTAATTTCTGCGCATAATTAACGCTCCTTTTTTCTTAGGTTATTTCTatgctaatttttttaattagctcctacatttttataaaaaaaaaaaaaaaaaaaaacgaaaatttCTTGTCAAACAACTACGTAATTGggtaataattatttaattttaaaaggcatgatattaaatatataggCTAATCAAGATTTTTTGCCTGTGAACTATCGCCCCATCCTCATCGATCTATAAACTCAGACAACATGCATGCAGAGTTAATAAAAGGTACGTACGTATGTGAACTGTTTTTAATACACATTGTCATTTTTGTCTGAATACATcggtattttataatttatagaggtgatatatattaattacactttaaaaaattaccttaatttttcaattaataCCCAAGACAAAAGTTACCAAATTTTGACCATTTATGctatcaattaaaaaatatttgacacCGACTTgcgtatataatatatatttttttataaaattaataaaattatatatggcATGTActctttccttttatatatttatgatctTTATATCGGTTAGATTTTAACCAATGAATTAACAGTACATTCCATTCAAAATCCACTCTGTCATGTTCTAAAAATTGAGTGTTCAAATCCAGACGTGTTACGGACTCTCTAATTCCTTCTCCTCCTTTACCTGAACTTCTCTCTAAATTTGTACCTCTTGGCTCTTGTTTTCCGAAACCAACACGCTCTCTGCTCTCTCCCCAAATCCCCGAAACCATAGCCATTAATGTCTGTTGTCTAGTGCTCAATCTCAGGGACGGAGATGGGGATATTGTATGGCATGGTGGCCAGGGGTTACGTGGTGTTGGCGGAGTTCAGCGCCGTGCCGACGAACGCCAGAGACATAGCGAGGCAGGTTCTGGGGAGGGCACAGCAGGGAATCGAAGATAGCAATACCTCCTATTCCCATGATCGTTATATTTTTCACGTGAAAAGGACCGACGGCCTCACCGTTCTTTGCATGGCCGACGACGCCTTTGGacgtaagatttttttttttttttcacagttTTTTCTCAAGTACTTCTTCTATTCTTGTTTTTGTTCTAGTAGTGTTGGTTTATTTTAAATTCGCAATCGCCCGCAAATAACAACTACGACCATGAGGGCACGAGGAGTGCATGGTATAGTATGAAAAGTTGAATCAAAGACTTCTGGTTCTGATGTGGGCATTCATTTTAATATCCTTTTTATGCTTCTGGTTTAATAAGTAACGCTTTTTTGGTATGGAATTATAGTACTTCTGATGTGATTAAGCTGGCATGAATTTGGATTCaaagaaggaaattaatttgGAACCTAATTTGGGCATGATTGTGATGTGAGTCTCAAGTATGAAGATAAAGAATAGGATTGCAgttatctttcattctttcggGACAAGTCTGCATTCATCTCAAATGATTATCAATGTCTCCTGTTTGGCGTATTTCCATTTAAAGGCCATTACATGAAAATACGCCAAACAGGATTCATTGAAGATACATCGAGCTAACAtttgaatgaaaaaggcatCAGAATGGAAAAATGGTGAAATCACAGACTAATTGGGGTTTAACCATTTAAGGATATCCATGGGTAATTTCCCGGCTGTTTTATATGGTCTCTCGTGAAGGAAATTTCTAAGAAGGGATATTAAAATTTCAACAGGGGCATTGAAGAGAGACTGTTTTCTGGGCATTGTAAATCAAGTAGTTTTCCCTCTGCATTTCTCTATTCTTAAAGAGCTTAATCTAAGAATGGTGAAGGGGTTGAAATCAGGGGCTCCTTTGCTTAGACTTGCTGCTTGCTCCAATTGCAGATGCAGAGTGGTAGGACGATCTCAGGATCTCTTCTTCTCAGATAGTACTGCTCAAGTTGTTCTTTTTGTTGTCATCATTGTTGTTTGCAAATAATGAAAGATTATTTATCAGTATGGAACAAATTGAATGCAGTTTCACCATCAGTTACTTTATAAAAAACAATGCTTTATGTAATATTGTTTATAAATTGTTATGCTTTCATTTAACTCGTGTCCACTAAAAATTACGAACAGGGAGAATCccgtttgcatttcttgaagaTATCCATCAAAagtttgtgaaaacttatgggcgTGCGATTCTCTCTGCTCCATTCTATGCCATGAATGAAGAATTCTCAAGAATCTTGAGCCAAGAGATGGACCGTTACTCAAATGATGCAAATGCCGATAGATTAAATCGTTTGAAGGGTGAAATGAGTCAGGTTTGTTCataagaaataaattattttccctTCCTAAACTATAGGGTCATGTACCCTCTTTTCTCTCAGTTATGTTTACAAGCCCAAGAGTACTAGATTGCAAGTAGGACTTTATCATCAATCCTGAGCTCCCGCATTTTGCTTTACTTCTACtaaaaagatatttatttatttatttttatctctaatgTGGTATCAAatgtttgagatttttttttgttattttttatttatttgttaatcaTGAGAATGATGAAATGATAACGATGAATAACatgatgatttttcttgtttagCCTATTCAATCATTCTAGTTTCCAATCATTTTTAAAAGTACTAGGATGCGGCATAGATAGAGTAGTTGATCCTATAATTTGGTAGTTAACGAAGACTAAGTTCTTCCATTTTACTGGCCATCATGTGGTGATCACGAAAGGTGCGAAGCGTCAtgattgataatattgaaaaagtgTTGGAGAAGGGTGACCGTTTGGCATTGCTGGTTGAGAAAACTACGACATTGCAAGGGAACGCAGTTCGCTTCAAAAGGCAATCCCGTCGTTTTAAAAACACTCTATGGTGGAGAAATGTCAAGCTCACGTAAGTAATCGTTCCACTTTCATGcactgattatatatatatatatatatgctatgcaTGAAAGGTTTTAAGCCTTGCATTTTCAAGTGTGCCGCGTACAGATGCCACGCAAGTCACCATTATTCATAAAATACCGCTTTTTGGGTTCTAAAATATCCTTAGATTTTAAGTTTTCATGGTACATCATGATGCAGAAACTCTCGTGGAAATGTTACATTTTCATGCGAACAATAAGGTGGGgccatttgtttttccttcccATTTCTTGCCATGACATTTTCACCCCAAGTACTGTTCCTTTCTTCTATTGCCATTTTTCGGcacttctttttttcatttactGAGGAGAACATAACTTGCCTTGTCATAAGATCCAGTTTTTACCCTCCATGTCAGTCTTTACACTGAAACAAGAGTTTTTTCCAAAACGCAcgacacacatacacacatagaGTGTACGTGGGCGCTTATAAGATTCCATTCCTGTTTGATCTTCTGCATAACATGGATAGGCTCTATGCATAATCACATACTTCTAGCCTAAATCATGCACGAGTAGATGGATATATACATACTATTTTCAGACATCACGTTACAAATTATCGTACTCAACTTGTCGTGAAATTCCTACTGTGTCGCAGGTTTGCCTTGGTATTTGCTCTCTTGATCATCATCTATGTTGTGCTTGCATTTTTCTGTCGAGGCCCCCTGCTGCCTTCTTGCTTGAAGTAAACAAAGCAATCCTACGTAAAACGAATGTACTTATCCCTTTTTGTAGAGGTTACAATTGCTTGTACATGTGAGCATGCAAGTCCTGGCTTTGTCAACATATATATTGAAGTGGTATACACCGCTAGCTGTGTGAATTTTCCAAAGATCATTTTGAGATGTGAATTTTGGGAGATTCTTAATATTAGATGCAATTTTCTATTTCAATGATGTAGAAAAGTAATATTGTTACTTTCgtattacatataattttatatgatcaatgaAATAGAAGAAGGAATATTCTTACTCCAATTAGCCCTCTGTCACCCAAAACCTATATATGGCCCTACATTCTCGTCTCCGCCGGTTAGCACCCATCTCATGACTCATAAGGTGGAGCAACCCTCCCTCACCCTGGCCCATTTCTCCCCGGCCCCCAACTTCGTCTTCGTGGCCAGCTCTTTCCTTATCCCATTCAATGAGTATAATGAAGGCGGTCAAATGGACAATGCTTCGCCTGGCCTCCGCCACTTTTTATGTGCCAATTACAAAGCCTTTCTCCTACTTTGATGACCTCCACCCATTATGCCACCCCTACTGTCTTTCATTTGATGGGCACTTGAGTTCCACACATGAAAACCAACCTTCATCGTTATCTAGCTAGCTACGCTCCTTCCTAATTAGTCTCACTCCATTTGAattgtatatgtgtgtgtatatatatatatatatatttatatatcgatctattcttttttcttgtttctatgcTTTTGTTTTTCTCATTACCTTGCATCATTGAGGGCTTTATCTTGTCGACGTGTGAGACTTACACGCCCCAACACATGTGAGTAGACTCCACACACTCACTTGATATAGCTTAATATGCACTTGTTATAAGCTTCAGTCCCATCCTTTCTACCAATTTTGCACTACAAAAAAATAGCATTTAAACCCGAGCGATCAAACAATTCAATCATCAAGTACGGAAATATGGGCACTTTGCTAACAATAAACAGTCACATGCAATTAGCAATATACTCAATTACCACGCAAATGCTTGTACAAACAAACTTCACAGAGGCCCATCTTCGAAGGCCCTTACTACAAAATTAACAAATTCTTCTTGAGGATCGGTCATAGAAATCATCTTCATTGCATTTCATAATAGTGACAAACTATAGACCATTTCCTAATTGCTTTTTCTGTAGTTTATTATAGGTTACCTCCATTGCCGTGGACATGAAGATTTTCAAGGCCTTTTTGATGAACAAGTCGATCTTAAGAATCGTAGGCATCTGTTAGGGACAAAATTGACTAGGCCAAACCCATCAAAAACCTATCAATAATAATAAGGAAATAGATAAAGCCAAAAGATAAAGCAGAAAAGAGATAAAATAAGGAAGAGATCAACTAAAAAACGTTAGCTTAGACTCTTAAAAGGTAAAAACTTCTTAAGGCAAGTGGGACTCAAGCAGTACTCTAAGAAAGAACATCGAtctctataaaagaaagaaCATCGATCTCTATAAAAGGAGGAAATTCCTACAAATAAGGGGACTCTTCACAAGCTCTCTACGTACAAACTTCACTGTACATAGTGACTTCACCATATCTCTCTTAAGAGAGGCATTGTCTTCAACCTC
The genomic region above belongs to Carya illinoinensis cultivar Pawnee chromosome 4, C.illinoinensisPawnee_v1, whole genome shotgun sequence and contains:
- the LOC122307936 gene encoding vesicle-associated membrane protein 711-like, coding for MGILYGMVARGYVVLAEFSAVPTNARDIARQVLGRAQQGIEDSNTSYSHDRYIFHVKRTDGLTVLCMADDAFGRRIPFAFLEDIHQKFVKTYGRAILSAPFYAMNEEFSRILSQEMDRYSNDANADRLNRLKGEMSQVRSVMIDNIEKVLEKGDRLALLVEKTTTLQGNAVRFKRQSRRFKNTLWWRNVKLTFALVFALLIIIYVVLAFFCRGPLLPSCLK